A DNA window from Brassica napus cultivar Da-Ae chromosome A4, Da-Ae, whole genome shotgun sequence contains the following coding sequences:
- the LOC106449630 gene encoding uncharacterized protein LOC106449630 — protein MARRFAFLFLLISFALAGEIYAADSSSPFPPTTTSTTTVKSPPELLVGNNSTDGTDYSDYEVPINLAPEGVEVVEDYAPFNAGRGPDELAQPEDDLKISKGDNKPVNSASSFSSFSSNVVFFAAAGLFLF, from the coding sequence ATGGCTCGACGATTCGCTTTCTTATTCCTTCTCATATCTTTTGCTTTAGCCGGTGAAATTTACGCCGCCGATTCATCTTCACCTTTTCCACCGACAACAACGTCAACCACCACTGTAAAATCTCCCCCAGAGCTTCTCGTCGGGAATAACTCAACGGACGGTACAGATTACTCAGATTACGAAGTCCCTATAAATCTTGCGCCGGAAGGAGTTGAGGTCGTGGAAGATTATGCGCCGTTCAATGCTGGTAGAGGACCTGATGAGCTTGCGCAACCTGAAGacgatttaaaaattagtaaggGAGATAATAAGCCTGTGAACTCGgcctcttctttttcttctttttcctccaACGTTGTCTTCTTTGCTGCTGCtggattatttttgttttga
- the LOC106449631 gene encoding BAG family molecular chaperone regulator 2 produces the protein MGKLTAKRFCIGFVCGRSGTSNSNNKRSSSSLSSSSSSSLSCNNNNIKWEMRPGGMLVQKRSEDSNTEDLISLKVSTVSQLSYEISIDANSTFGELKMMIAIVSGIEPIEQRLLFKGKEREDREYLHMIGVGDGDKVFLLQDPAFKELKLLRFSSPPNYCLI, from the exons atggGAAAGCTAACGGCAAAGAGGTTTTGCATTGGGTTTGTGTGTGGAAGAAGTGGGACAAGCAACAGCAACAACAAGaggtcatcatcatcattatcttcttcttcgtcgtcatCATTATCATGTAACAATAACAACATAAAATGGGAGATGAGGCCCGGAGGGATGCTGGTTCAGAAGAGATCAGAAGATTCCAACACTGAAGATTTAATCAGCCTTAAAGTTTCCACTGTTTCTCAGCTTTCATATGAAATCTCCATTGATGCAAACTCCACTTTTG GTGAATTGAAGATGATGATAGCAATAGTGAGTGGAATTGAGCCAATAGAGCAGAGACTCTTGTTCAAAGGGAAGGAAAGAGAAGACCGAGAATACTTGCACATGATAGGTGTTGGGGATGGGGACAAAGTCTTTTTATTACAAGATCCTGCTTTTAAGGAGTTGAAACTTCTTCGTTTTTCTTCACCTCCCAATTACTGCCTAATTTGA
- the LOC125608169 gene encoding uncharacterized protein LOC125608169: MKKWALEWKFEYKTVSSNKSRVLLSCVDENCTWRMRAIKLPVSDFFVVKKYVHEHTCDTTHRKANHRQASAKLLGSLISSNYGEKKEGLKPKQIIEQVRMLHGVHINYKQAWRVREEAQILVRGTPEDSYYNLSRWLYKITETNPGSLTYQHVDAAGKFKYAFVAFGPSIRGFSLMRRVIAVDGTFLKGKFNGTLLAACAQDGNYHLYPLAFAVVDAENGASWKWFFRGLSQKIPDASDLVFVSDRANSISSALEDVYPLSHHGICRIHLLRNITPTYAKTGLLPLVESAADAYTCHEFWLIFKDIKDKCPELAKYLEESDFRKWARSYAPANRYNIMTTNIAESLNSMLKMPRELPIISLLETIRLTMTTWFFERREAAAKHKHLVTPKVVQKLVSRLGAAMLLNVYQVDRSEFEVKNETMKFVVDLEKRHCTCNVFDIDKIPCIHAIAAAKHIKRDENRFVDASHLTETWAKAYAESIHPGGELSTSTYPENIDELSCPPPATKKKSGRPPTKRKRSVGEFGVPGSKSQSHKCSRCGTGGHNKITCQRPIG, translated from the coding sequence atgaagaaatgggcTTTAGAGTGGAAGTTTGAGTACAAGACTGTCTCTTCTAACAAGTCAAGAGTGCTTTTGAGTTGTGTTGATGAAAATTGCACGTGGAGGATGCGTGCTATCAAGCTACctgtttcagattttttcgtTGTTAAAAAGTATGTTCATGAGCATACATGCGATACAACACACAGGAAAGCCAACCACAGACAAGCATCTGCAAAGTTGTTGGGTTCTTTGATTTCCAGCAATTATGGAGAAAAAAAGGAAGGTCTCAAACCGAAACAGATCATTGAACAGGTCAGGATGCTGCATGGTGTTCACATCAATTACAAACAAGCTTGGAGAGTGAGAGAAGAAGCTCAGATTTTGGTTAGAGGGACTCCTGAAGACAGCTATTACAATTTGTCTAGGTGGTTGTATAAAATCACAGAAACAAACCCTGGTTCCTTGACTTATCAACATGTTGATGCTGCAGGAAAGTTCAAGTATGCATTTGTGGCTTTTGGTCCATCGATAAGGGGATTTTCATTGATGAGGAGAGTTATTGCAGTAGATGGTACATTTCTGAAGGGAAAATTCAATGGGACTTTATTGGCAGCTTGTGCTCAAGATGGGAATTATCATCTATATCCTCTCGCTTTTGCAGTGGTTGACGCAGAAAACGGCGCCTCTTGGAAATGGTTCTTTAGAGGTTTGAGCCAGAAGATCCCGGACGCTTCGGATCTTGTTTTTGTATCAGACAGGGCTAACTCCATTTCTTCAGCGTTGGAGGATGTATATCCCTTATCTCACCATGGAATTTGCAGGATCCATCTGCTCCGCAACATCACTCCTACATATGCGAAGACTGGGTTGCTACCTCTGGTGGAAAGCGCTGCTGATGCCTATACGTGTCACGAGTTCTGGTTAATCTTCAAGGACATAAAGGATAAATGTCCTGAATTGGCTAAGTATCTGGAAGAGTCTGATTTTAGGAAGTGGGCACGAAGCTATGCGCCTGCGAACAGGTATAATATCATGACTACCAACATTGCAGAGTCTCTCAATTCTATGTTGAAGATGCCTCGTGAGTTGCCCATTATCTCTCTCCTTGAAACTATCAGATTGACGATGACCACTTGGTTTTTTGAGCGACGCGAAGCGGCTGCGAAACATAAGCACCTGGTTACTCCAAAAGTTGTTCAGAAATTGGTATCTAGGTTAGGGGCCGCAATGTTGTTGAATGTGTATCAAGTTGATCGAAGCGAGTTTGAGGTGAAGAATGAAACAATGAAGTTTGTTGTTGACTTGGAGAAGCGGCATTGCACATGTAATGTTTTCGACATTGACAAGATCCCCTGCATCCATGCCATCGCTGCTGCTAAGCATATCAAGAGAGATGAAAACCGTTTTGTTGATGCTTCTCACTTGACAGAAACGTGGGCTAAAGCTTATGCTGAAAGCATACATCCTGGTGGAGAGTTGTCAACGTCCACCTATCCAGAGAATATTGATGAACTGTCTTGCCCACCTCCagctaccaaaaagaaaagtggACGCCCTcctacaaagagaaagagatccgtTGGCGAGTTTGGGGTTCCTGGATCTAAATCTCAGTCCCACAAGTGCAGCAGATGTGGCACAGGAGGGCACAACAAGATCACATGCCAGAGGCCTATAGGATGA
- the LOC111199424 gene encoding uncharacterized protein LOC111199424 — translation MNDITKETPGSPIAQQNIETPVLTPIQTQQETHELMNEIISPNISDTQPNTRARRNLLTEQNKDVESRVQNPFEIGANVEISSQDDNTCHKWYPGNVLATYLVDGVEMVKVEYSVPSLDEKKRKRSVETRVSIDRIRPQPPPERSGAKKSYELMQDVEAFDDGAWCAGKVKVILFDSSCFVALNNSKQEIYFHHSEIRKPRKWVDGVWEMTKKKEEEQTQSVNPSEGDGDKKGKGKAVACKKNEAAGPSEDVVGKMAKEMEVKQGKSVKPSQDDHAKKGKPHVGKKKKANAQPVDLLPFLQREEKRPIRPRNPPIPVTPEVILPIDPFVTPEFPRFSRLAHWMDLRGIYRVPFYINGKEIEKEFFQKMDDAEKNLNKEEEHINVAFEMLNCKRVEQGAWFRNNNLPAACFVPVDFLEVVGYAYESVRKPHKKLLEGCVGELVKGLIHPKKVWLEDVDVIYGVIEDKLSYHYIGVEIQLMDNTITLFHCGLPKANIKRALNKIQELAVLISAIKMELLGEEVNFEDISPFEVKFAEGIPKTKFPYNCGIFVVKMLECRSLGLKSMANINDETAMDLRSKLCCEIFDQFMDKDFQEGQRK, via the exons ATGAATGACATCACGAAAGAGACACCTGGTTCTCCAATAGCTCAACAGAATATTGAGACTCCAGTCCTTACTCCAATTCAGACGCAGCAG GAGACTCACGAGCTTATGAATGAGATCATTTCACCAAACATTTCCGACACACAGCCAAATACCCGAGCTCGCAGAAATCTTTTAACAGAGCAAAATAAG GATGTAGAAAGCAGAGTTCAAAATCCCTTTGAGATCGGAGCAAATGTGGAGATTTCATCACAAGATGACAATACTTGTCATAAATGGTATCCAGGAAATGTGTTGGCAACATATTTGGTTGATGGGGTTGAGATGGTGAAAGTTGAGTACTCCGTCCCGTCTCTGGacgaaaagaagaggaaaaggagtgTTGAGACACGTGTATCAATTGACAGAATACGTCCTCAACCACCACCTGAGAGATCTGGAGCGAAGAAAAGTTATGAGCTAATGCAGGACGTGGAGGCGTTCGACGATGGTGCCTGGTGCGCTGGAAAAGTTAAAGTCATTTTGTTTGATAGCTCGTGTTTTGTCGCTTTGAACAATTCTAAACAAGAAATTTACTTCCACCATTCTGAGATTcgaaaaccaagaaaatgggtagatggtgtttgggagatgacaaaaaag AAGGAAGAAGAGCAGACGCAGAGTGTGAATCCAagtgaaggagatggtgataaaaag GGGAAGGGGAAGGCTGTCGCTTGTAAGAAAAATGAAGCAGCTGGTCCATCAGAAGATGTTGTTGGGAAAATGGCAAAAGag ATGGAAGTAAAGCAGGGTAAGAGTGTGAAACCAAGTCAAGACGATCATGCAAAAAag ggGAAGCCACATGttggtaagaagaagaaagcaaatgCTCAGCCAGTAGATTTGCTTCCTTTTCTACAGCGAGAAGAGAAGAGGCCAATACGACCTAGAAACCCTCCTATACCTGTAACACCTGAGGTAATCCTTCCAATTGATCCATTTGTGACACCTGAATTTCCTCGGTTTTCAAGGCTTGCACACTGGATGGATCTACGGGGCATATATCGTGT ACCGTTTTATATCAAtggaaaagaaattgaaaaagagttctttcaaaaaatggacgatgcagaaaaAAATCTCAACAAAGAG GAAGAG CACATAAATGTTGCATTTGAAATGCTAAATTGTAAGAGGGTTGAGCAAGGTGCTTGGTTCCGCAACAACAATCTTCCAGCAGCATGCTTTGTACCAGTCGATTTcttagaagtggttgggtacgcTTATGAATCTGTCAGGAAGCCACATAAGAAGTTATTGGAGGGCTGTGTAGGCGAACTTGTGAAAGGTTTAATACATCCAAAGAAGGTATGGCTGGAAGATGTTGATGTTATATATGGTGTCATTGAAGATAAGTTGAGCTATCACTATATTGGGGTGGAGATACAATTGatggacaacacaatcacaCTCTTCCATTGTGGTCTTCCAAAAGCAAATATCAAACGTGCTCTTAATAAAATCCAAGAACTGGCag TTTTGATTAGTGCCATAAAGATGGAACTTCTTGGTGAAGAGGTTAATTTCGAAGATATCAGTCCATTTGAAGTTAAGTTTGCAGAAGGGATTCCAAAGACAAAATTTCCATACAACTGTGGTATTTTTGTTGTGAAGATGCTGGAATGCAGGTCACTGGGATTGAAGAGCATGGctaatataaatgatgaaacTGCGATGGACTTACGAAGCAAGCTATGTTGTGAGATCTTCGACCAGTTTATGGATAAAGATTTCCAGGAAGGTCAAAGGAAGTGA
- the LOC125608170 gene encoding uncharacterized protein LOC125608170, whose translation MGDPLPLRLALPELRYPIGSEPEKTISINQHSIVAYIKTVKEILGNDEFNRIRGTFLGPVIKLGERSLKLSAKIVHAVLTKSIKTVKRHEAWFHFGAQPMRFSIREFHMVTGLKCSGEAREPREGTEKFKWDFLKGRTHTVKDVEKQLRNTREDASDERFCLAMLLLIESILLQKSLLDGGTTFTLDYVKIAQDMDVLMTYPWGRTAYNLLLKSLQRAVDKSLDKNNYDLQGFPMAFLIWILESVPLLQYAFSQVVPILSVQPSTPIFLCEKYLQIASPQLIDVLLIEIKDHLKVTCILPPISNDPEADVCMEDEANKDLDDMADLSKRGYKFKIRDWRNMSVDLYGANEEIRRASLLFGNGGMSQASTSYQEESLESKINRISEMVGDNLRIMNDRLCLIEKDRKQIKERVTKLEKLQRVTSYGTPNNEVTFLEDVIHI comes from the exons atgggAGATCCATTACCATTAAGACTAGCACTGCCTGAGCTGAGGTATCCGATTGGATCAGAGCCAGAGAAGACGATATCGATAAACCAACACTCGATAGTTGCTTATATCAAAACTGTTAAGGAAATTCTAGGAAATGATGAGTTCAACAGAATAAGAGGGACGTTTTTGGGACCGGTGATCAAGCTTGGAGAGAGGTCTTTGAAATTATCAGCTAAGATAGTGCACGCAGTTCTCACCAAAAGCATCAAGACAGTGAAGAGACACGAAGCATGGTTCCATTTTGGTGCTCAGCCAATGAGGTTCTCTATAAGAGAATTCCACATGGTGACTGGTTTGAAATGTAGTGGTGAAGCAAGAGAACCACGAGAGGGGACCGAGAAATTTAAGTGGGACTTCCTAAAAGGGCGTACTCATACAGTAAAGGACGTGGAGAAGCAGCtcagaaacacaagagaagatgcTTCTGATGAGAGATTCTGCCTTGCAATGCTCCTCCTGATTGAGAGCATACTACTACAGAAGAGCCTTCTCGACGGTGGCACAACTTTTACTTTGGATTATGTGAAAATAGCGCAGGATATGGATGTCTTGATGACATACCCATGGGGGAGAACAGCTTATAATTTGCTGTTAAAATCACTTCAGAGAGCTGTCGACAAAAGCCTCgacaaaaacaattatgattTGCAAGGGTTCCCTATGGCATTTCTTATATGGATACTTGAGTCAGTACCTTTGCTACAGTATGCATTCAGTCAAGTTGTTCCTATTCTGAGCGTTCAACCGTCTACCCCAATATTTTTGTGTGAGAAGTACCTTCAAATAGCTTCTCCACAGCTGATAGATGTTCTCCTAATTGAAATCAAAGATCAT CTTAAGGTCACATGCATCCTACCTCCTATTTCTAATGATCCAGAAGCTGATGTTTGCATGGAAGACGAAGCTAATAAAGATCTGGATGACATGGCCGATTTATCCAAGAGAggttataagtttaaaattagaGATTGGCGAAACATGTCAGTAGACCTATACGGTGCTAATGAAGAAATAAGAAGAGCATCTTTACTGTTTGGGAATGGAGGGATGAGTCAAGCTTCTACTTCGTATCAGGAGGAGTCTTTGGAATCAAAGATCAACAGAATCAGCGAGATGGTGGGAGATAATTTAAGGATCATGAACGATCGTTTGTGTTTGATTGAAAAAGACAGGAAACAGATTAAAGAACGTGTGACAAAACTAGAGAAACTACAAAGAGTTACTTCATATGGAACTCCAAACAATGAGGTAACTTTTTTGGAAGATGTTATACATATTTAG
- the LOC125575289 gene encoding uncharacterized protein LOC125575289, which yields MNETPSSPISPKSIEAQVFTPIQKQQTVTEETYEATQPLTEIISANNKKEDTHAVHYRPSSPLSSLIALVIEENKNALSETETATQYFSTSEGEHSQSSRKNQEEEYLKDTTEATTELVSTDVSKTQPLTPQTQHLQTSEGDQSDETPSEQNQAEENLKDTTEPTTELVSTDVSKMTPITVQTEHLQTSAIDFSETNEVEVSRLLAHFQIGAEVEILSTDDEIWYPGKVVDLKMCEGLEELTVEYTTLFTDQHRLQKLQDTITADKIRPATPTSDQKSFEMMDKVEAFYNNGWSSGQISMVLGDNTYSVCLYTSMETILFKHSDLRIHREWKDGVWKMADKVKPDKKRKAAASSQNSGMDNVFLRRSERVPKRSRDTKTPFKSDRNPALTVIPEIIPAVDPFSTPAEHKLSRLQNWMTLKPGMHETSLSINDNKIRKSFFQSMENAKKDLKKEHIDGAFAMLNCRRNENAAWFHNYKIPKACFLPMEFLHCLLSDDLAYKKEKVKGKKIFNDLFKDTVRGKVYPEKTWGEDVDVVYGITLGKKSNVWIGMEIHLKKKRITVYDCFQKESNSIDIPQVKKLAVLISNLLVESSGDEVDKVKMIPFEIEQAQGLPKTKHPFNCGIFLVKILECQSLKIGDMTKINDDNALELRRTLSCEIFNQFVDESFGK from the exons ATGAATGagacaccttcttctccaatatCTCCAAAGAGTATTGAGGCTCAAGTTTTTACTCCAATTCAGAAACAGCAg aCGGTAACAGAGGAAACGTATGAGGCTACACAGCCATTGACTGAGATCATTTCAGCAAACAATAAAAAG GAGGATACACATGCTGTGCATTACAGACCTTCCTCTCCATTGTCTTCACTAATTGCACTAGTtattgaagaaaataagaatgctttg AGTGAGACAGAAACTGCGACCCAATATTTTTCTACAAGTGAAGGAGAGCATTCACAATCAAGCaggaagaatcaagaagaagaatatcTCAAGGATACTACAGAAGCTACTACTGAGCTAGTTTCCACAGATGTTTCGAAGACACAGCCTCTTACTCCGCAAACACAGCACCTTCAGACAAGTGAGGGAGATCAATCCGATGAGACACCATCAGAGCAGAATCAAGCAGAAGAAAATCTCAAGGATACTACAGAACCTACTACTGAGCTAGTTTCCACAGATGTTTCGAAGATGACGCCTATTACTGTGCAAACAGAGCATCTTCAGACAAGTGCTATAGATTTTTCAGAAACAAACGAG GTTGAAGTAAGCAGGCTTCTAGCTCACTTTCAAATAGGCGCAGAGGTTGAGATTTTGTCTACTGATGACGAAATATGGTATCCAGGAAAGGTTGTTGATCTTAAAATGTGTGAAGGACTAGAGGAGCTGACAGTTGAGTACACGACACTCTTCACAGACCAACATAGACTTCAGAAACTTCAGGATACTATCACGGCTGACAAAATACGTCCTGCAACACCAACTAGTGACCAAAAATCCTTTGAGATGATGGATAAGGTAGAAGCCTTCTACAACAATGGCTGGAGCAGCGGACAAATTAGCATGGTACTTGGTGATAACACATACTCGGTGTGTCTCTATACTTCTATGGAAACTATTCTATTCAAACATTCAGATTTGCGAATTCATAGAGAATGGAAAGATGGAGTCTGGAAGATGGCAGATAAG GTGAAGCCTGATAAGAAAAGGAAAGCTGCTGCCTCATCACAAAATTCAGGAATGgataatgttttcctaagaagGAGCGAGAGGGTGCCTAAACGATCTAGAGACACAAAAACTCCATTCAAGTCTGACAGAAATCCGGCTTTAACTGTAATACCTGAGATTATACCTGCAGTTGATCCGTTTTCAACTCCTGCGGAACATAAGCTTTCAAGGCTTCAAAATTGGATGACATTAAAGCCCGGCATGCATGAAAC GTCCCTATCAATCAATGATAATAAGATAAGGAAATCTTTCTTTCAAAGCATGGAAAATGCAAAAAAGGACCTTAAGAAAGAG cacatTGATGGAGCCTTTGCAATGCTAAATTGCAGAAGAAATGAGAATGCTGCTTGGTTCCACAACTACAAGATTCCAAAGGCGTGCTTCCTACCTATGGAGTTCTTGCATTGCTTGCTCTCTGATGATTTGGCttacaagaaagaaaaggtcaaaggtaaaaagattttcaacgatttatttaaagatactGTGAGAGGGAAGGTATATCCAGAGAAGACATGGGGAGAAGATGTTGATGTTGTGTATGGGATTACTCTTGGAAAAAAAAGCAATGTCTGGATTGGGATGGAAattcatttgaagaagaaaagaatcacaGTATATGATTGTTTTCAAAAGGAAAGCAACAGCATTGATATTCCTCAAGTGAAAAAGTTGGCAG TGTTGATTTCTAATCTGCTGGTGGAATCTTCTGGTGATGAGGTAGATAAGGTGAAGATGATTCCATTTGAGATTGAGCAGGCACAAGGTTTACCCAAGACAAAACATCCTTTCAACTGTGGGATATTTCTTGTCAAGATTCTGGAGTGCCAGTCATTGAAGATAGGAGACATGACAAAGATTAATGATGACAATGCATTGGAGCTAAGGAGAACCTTGTCTTGTGAGATCTTCAACCAATTTGTGGATGAGAGCTTTGGGAAATGA
- the LOC111216063 gene encoding agglutinin receptor-like, which translates to MSHTQPSSGTPLSPMSHTQPSSGTPLSPMSHTQPSSETPLSPMSQQPNLTHEETMIESAASPKSQQNEDYTQSSSETPLSPMSQQPNLTNEDTMNESDDETPALDTQVFSPNLTKEKETETSTDERPSNPNQDGKPDDEIVREKLTSESPASQSQVLQKETVEMNETPSSPIAPKSIETPVYTPSQTQQIEREPSDDTPALDTQVYTPNLTKEVYAQSQLEFTISFG; encoded by the exons atgtctcacaCGCAACCATCCAGTGGgacacctttatctccaatgtctcacaCGCAACCATCCAGTGGgacacctttatctccaatgtctcacacgcaaccatcgagtgagacacctttatctccaatgtctcaacagcctaatttgacacatgag GAGACAATGATTGAATCAGCTGCATCTCCAAAGTCTCAACAAAATGAG GATTACACGCAATCATCGAGTGAGacgcctttatctccaatgtctcaacagcctaatttgacaaatgag GACACAATGAATGAATCAGATGATGAAACTCCTGCCCTTGATACACAAGTATTCTCTCCTAATCTGACAAAAGAG AAAGAAACAGAAACGTCTACCGATGAGAGGCCATCCAATCCTAATCAAGATGGAAAACCAGATGATGAG attgtgaGAGAGAAATTAACAAGTGAGTCACCTGCTAGTCAGAGTCAAGTTTTGCAGAAAGAAACAGTAGAAATGAATGagacaccttcttctccaataGCTCCAAAGAGTATTGAAACTCCCGTTTATACTCCAAGTCAGACTCAGCAG ATTGAGAGAGAGCCATCGGATGACACGCCTGCCCTTGATACTCAAGTTTATACTCCTAATCTGACaaaagaggtatatgctcaatcACAGTTGGAGTTTACAATTAGTTTTGGGTGA
- the LOC125607932 gene encoding uncharacterized protein LOC125607932 translates to MGDSVPLKLALPELKYPIGSQPREKSAINQYSGSEYISIVKSILKPDEMMRVRGSFLGPIIKLSERGLKLSGKIVYAILTRSIVSVKENEAWFHFAAQPMRFSIREFHMMTGLKCSGALEGPRREPERFNWELLKGRSHKLSDVVDQLRNTREDASEERVCLAMLILVESILLRKSKGGSFPLEYAKNAQDMTYPWGKEAYMVLLKSIQNAVANHLENKSKFELQGYPLVFLLWILESIPLLRNKFSKCVPTVEVPGPTYLCEKYTEIENPSLDRVLQVETDTKLKVHCILPSIPHDPEDDISIEDKYSDELETVKDVTKKGYKITADDWENRCVDTFDTLDALIQMMANKETGQASTPIDEDSVNEKVNRIITVMEENLKSMKDRMSLLEEENIHLRARVSELEGNSNVSPTNVTQKVNSQNIFFYICIFKYFLEDLVHILECLPNI, encoded by the exons atgggAGATTCAGTACCTCTAAAACTAGCACTGCCAGAGCTGAAGTATCCTATTGGTTCACAGCCAAGGGAAAAGTCAGCAATCAACCAATACTCCGGCTCAGAGTATATCTCTATTGTCAAAAGCATCCTAAAACCAGATGAGATGATGAGAGTCCGGGGATCATTTCTGGGACCTATAATAAAGCTCAGTGAGAGAGGATTGAAGTTATCAGGAAAGATAGTCTACGCCATTCTCACTAGAAGCATCGTTTCTGTCAAGGAGAATGAAGCCTGGTTCCATTTCGCTGCGCAGCCAATGAGGTTCTCTATAAGAGAATTTCATATGATGACAGGCTTGAAATGTAGTGGTGCATTAGAAGGACCACGAAGGGAACCCGAGAGGTTTAATTGGGAATTGCTAAAGGGGCGTAGTCATAAGTTAAGTGACGTGGTGGACCAGCtcagaaacacaagagaagatgcTTCTGAGGAGAGAGTATGCCTCGCAATGCTCATCCTGGTAGAGAGCATATTATTGCGGAAGAGCAAAGGAGGGAGTTTTCCTTTGGAATATGCGAAAAATGCACAGGATATGACATATCCATGGGGAAAAGAGGCTTACATGGTGCTCCTGAAGTCAATTCAAAACGCTGTGGCGAATCATTTGGAGAATAAATCCAAATTTGagttgcaaggttatcctctagTATTCCTTCTTTGGATACTAGAGTCGATTCCTTTGCTAAGGAATAAGTTCAGTAAGTGTGTACCAACAGTTGAGGTTCCTGGGCCGACTTACTTGTGTGAAAAATACACTGAGATAGAGAATCCATCACTTGATAGGGTTTTACAGGTTGAAACTGATACAAAG CTGAAGGTCCATTGCATACTACCTTCTATTCCTCATGATCCAGAAGATGATATCTCCATTGAAGACAAATATAGTGACGAGTTGGaaacagtgaaagatgtaaCAAAGAAAGGGTACAAGATTACAGCCGATGACTGGGAAAATAGGTGTGTAGACACATTTGACACATTGGATGCTCTTATTCAAATGATGGCAAATAAGGAGACTGGCCAAGCCTCTACTCCGATTGATGAGGATTCAGtaaatgaaaaagtgaacaggatCATCACGGTAATGGAGGAGAATCTGAAGAGCATGAAGGATCGAATGTCATTActggaagaagaaaacatacaTCTTAGAGCTCGTGTGTCAGAGTTGGAAGGAAACAGCAATGTTTCTCCCACTAACGTGACACAAAAGGTAAATTCTCAAAACATCTTCTTTTACATTtgcattttcaagtattttttggaAGATCTTGTACATATTCTTGAATGCCTTCCTAATATTTGA